A region from the Candidatus Angelobacter sp. genome encodes:
- the glgB gene encoding 1,4-alpha-glucan branching protein GlgB: protein KFSWSDGEWMKRRSKRDPLRSPMSIYEVHLGSWRKKSVAESPGYREVAGPLIDYLRKTGFTHVEFLPVSEHAFFPSWGYQVTGFYSPTSRFGTPDDFQYLVNALHEAGIGVLVDWVPAHFPRDDWALARFDGTALYEHEDPRKGAHQDWGTLIFNFGRHEVNNFLTANALFWCDRFHIDGLRVDAVASMLYLDYSRKEGEWIPNQFGGRENLEAVEFLRKFNYLAHTEHPGVVTIAEESTAWPLVTRPPYLGGLGFSFKWNMGWMHDTLGYFMRDSIHRKYHQNDLTFAMLYHHHENFILPLSHDEVVHGKGSLRQRMPGDDWQAFANLRALLAYQWLFPGKKLLFMGGEFGQSSEWNANAEVDWWLLDAGRYHRGAQQFVQDLNKVYRAEPALWESDYDQEGFFWVDCSDQESSVLSFVRQNKDQTSRLLVILNLTPVLRTRYRLGLPEGGFWREVLNSDAEIYGGSNQGNWGGVTARDYQAHNQPFSAEFTLPPLGVIAFAPQRG from the coding sequence AAGTTCTCGTGGAGCGACGGTGAATGGATGAAACGACGAAGCAAACGAGATCCGTTGCGCTCGCCCATGAGCATTTACGAGGTCCATCTTGGTTCGTGGCGGAAGAAGTCGGTGGCCGAGTCGCCCGGCTATCGCGAGGTCGCCGGTCCCTTGATTGACTATCTGCGGAAGACGGGTTTTACGCACGTTGAGTTTCTCCCGGTGTCGGAGCACGCCTTTTTCCCGTCGTGGGGCTATCAGGTCACCGGATTCTACTCGCCGACCAGCCGTTTTGGCACACCGGATGATTTTCAATATCTCGTCAACGCGCTCCACGAGGCGGGCATCGGTGTCCTGGTGGACTGGGTGCCGGCGCATTTTCCGCGTGACGACTGGGCGCTCGCGCGTTTTGATGGCACGGCGCTTTACGAGCACGAGGACCCGCGCAAGGGCGCGCACCAGGACTGGGGCACGCTCATCTTCAACTTCGGCCGGCATGAGGTGAACAATTTCCTTACCGCCAATGCCCTGTTCTGGTGCGACCGCTTTCACATTGACGGCCTGCGCGTGGACGCCGTCGCCTCGATGCTCTATCTCGACTACTCACGCAAGGAAGGTGAATGGATTCCGAACCAGTTCGGCGGGCGCGAGAACCTGGAAGCGGTCGAGTTTCTGCGCAAGTTCAATTACCTCGCGCACACGGAGCATCCGGGCGTGGTCACCATTGCCGAGGAATCGACCGCCTGGCCGCTGGTCACGCGTCCGCCTTATCTCGGCGGCCTCGGGTTTTCTTTCAAGTGGAACATGGGGTGGATGCACGATACACTCGGTTACTTCATGCGAGACTCGATCCATCGCAAGTACCATCAAAACGACCTGACGTTCGCGATGCTCTACCATCACCACGAAAATTTTATTCTTCCCTTGTCACACGACGAAGTGGTGCACGGCAAGGGCTCGTTGCGGCAGCGGATGCCGGGTGACGACTGGCAGGCGTTCGCCAATCTGCGGGCCTTGCTGGCGTATCAATGGCTCTTTCCCGGAAAAAAACTGTTGTTCATGGGCGGCGAATTCGGACAGAGCAGCGAATGGAACGCGAACGCCGAGGTCGACTGGTGGCTGCTCGATGCCGGGCGCTATCATCGCGGCGCGCAACAGTTTGTTCAGGACCTGAACAAGGTTTACCGGGCCGAGCCCGCCTTGTGGGAGAGTGACTATGACCAGGAAGGTTTCTTCTGGGTGGACTGCTCCGACCAGGAAAGCAGCGTGCTGTCCTTTGTTAGGCAGAACAAGGACCAGACGAGCCGGTTGCTGGTCATCCTGAACCTGACTCCGGTGTTGCGGACGCGTTACCGCCTCGGCCTGCCGGAGGGCGGTTTCTGGCGCGAAGTGTTGAACAGTGACGCGGAGATTTATGGCGGCAGCAATCAGGGAAATTGGGGTGGTGTGACCGCGCGGGATTATCAGGCGCACAATCAACCGTTTTCCGCCGAATTCACCCTGCCGCCTTTGGGAGTGATTGCGTTTGCGCCTCAACGCGGTTGA